CTATGCGCGGTTGTGCCCTCTCTCCGCCGCAACGACGTAACACAGGCCTCGTCCGTGGCGTTGTCGCAGGTGCCTGGCGACCGGGCGACCGGGCGGCACCACTCGAGCGACCTGTAGGACCCGGTCGAATCACGGACCGAGTGTGACAGACGATCTGGCAAGTGGCGGGCTTGCAGAGCTTGATGGCGATCGGCTGCGCTGCGCCATACGGAGGATGAGAGTCCCAGGCGCAAGGCGTGCAGGGGTAGCAGATGAGCACGACGCCACCGCGATCGGCCCGGTTCGTTGCGCCACGGACCCTGCACGCTCCACGGCACATAGTGCCGCAGTGTCCAGTGGCAGAACGCGCCGGCACAAGCGAGAGCCGCGCGCGCAGAACCGGCGCCAGAGAGCCGTGGTCGCGCGCAACCAGAGGTCCAGAACCCCTGTGAGGATGGCGCGGCCAGCTCTCCGAGGACCTTGTCGCGGCCGCAGTGCCACGAGCGCCCCGCCTGTGGCGCCGCTGCCGCCCAGGGCGTAGCAGGCGGCGTCCAGGTCTCGTACCGGACAGGGCGAGAGCGGCCTTCCGGTCGCTCTCGCCGCCGGTGTGTCGAAGCGCCACTCCCGTGGACCACCCCGCTATCCAGTTGCCCAGTCGCCATCTGGGTCCATGAAGGTCTCTATGCGGTCGGCGTACCCACGAACGATCCTCGATCCAACGTAGAGCGTAGCTGCCCCGACGATCAGGGTAGCCGCCGCCCCACCGCCTGCGATACCGCCGGCGCCACCGCCGCCCACCGGCCCCGGACCAGGCGGCGGCCCTGGCATCGGCCCGCCGTTGCCAGGCCACCACGGCGGAGGAGGCCCGACCGTGCTCGCCGGAGGCCCCGGTGGCTCGGTCATGGTGATCGGCCTGGCACCCCAGTAGGCCATGTAGACCTTGACAGCGTCCCACCATGTGAGATGCCCGCTCGGGTCGACGCTCCCTACGGGCTCGTGCTCGCAGTAGAGGTACGGGTGCTCGCTGAGCAGCGTGTCGCGCGTGACGAAGCGCCCCGCCTGCGCGTCGTAGCAGCGAGCGCCCACCAGCATCAGCCCGGCGTCGCCGTCGCTCCGGTAGCCCCACGCCCCGGCGTACAGGTAGGGCTCCGCGCTCGTGCCCGTCGTGCCCGCCATCTGCCCGAACGCCGCGTAGTCCGCCGTACCCGTCACGCTCTGGTTGGCGTCGGTCAGCGTGCGGCTGGAGCCGTGGCCATCGGTGAGCGGGTACTCCCCGTTGCGACGGATCTGCCCGCTGCCCCAGGCGTAGGCCGCCGTCCAGTTGGAGCCCTGTTTCTCCAGCAGGGGCAGGGTTCCTGCGTGCATCTGACCGGGGCGCGGGAGCATCAGGTTGCGACGCGGGCAACCAACCGCTCCAGATCACCAATCCAGTCGGTCGCTCCACCCACGACGAGCAAGGCGACCAACGCAGCGCTGCCATCAATGAGCCAAACGCCGAGACTGGGATTGCGTTCCAGTGTCTCGCCGGTAACCACACCGAACACCGCCGGCCGACGGCGCCTCGCGCTTCTGCACGCGCCATGGATGCCATAGACAATCTGACACATCGCCGCGACGTCGGTACCGGTCTCAACTACGAGTACCGGTTCCGGTCCCTCCCTTGATGTCAGGCGCGCCACGTCTTCAGCGCCGAGCCGCGGCATCGTGACCAGCGAGTGGCCCGCTGACGACAACGCGTTGGCGAGCCTCTCCCGAAGCAATGAAGTCGACGAGGATACGATGATATGACCCATGGGCGTCTGCCTTGGCAACATGAGTGGGCAGCCCGATCCTGGCGCGTGACGGCGCCAAACCGAGGCGGCCGCGCCATCGTGGGCGCCACCGCTCGAGCAATACTCATCGCAAACGGTGAACCACCAGTCTGCCGATGAACGGCAGTACCATCGACAGGTCGATGACGAAGCCCATGCCGTCCCTACCGATGATGGCCCTCTCCCATCCGGAGTTGGCCCCCACGATGAGGGCGTACTCGTAGCCCTGGCTGACGAAGTACCCGATGACCCTCGGAACCGTGGCCATCGTCACGACGCGCGTCGCGCCGGCCATGCTGATCCCGGCGGAAGGCACGAGGGTGCCCGCAGCCTGTGCTGCCTGGGCCTCCGCCTCACCCGCGAACCGTACCAATGCTTGCCCCTCGCCACCGGATATGTCCTGCAGACACTCGGCTGCGAGGCGGAGGTTGCTTGGATTCCCATCGAGACTCGTGATGCCATGCCCGCTCGGGTCGACGCTCCCTACCGGCTCGTGCTCGCAGTAGAGGTACGGGTGCTCGCCGAGCAGCGTGTCGCGCGTGACGAAGCGGCCCGCCTGCGCGTCGTAGTAGCGAGCGCCAACCCGCATGAGCCCGGCGTCGCCGTCGCTCCGGTAGCCCCACGCCCCGGCGTACAGGTAGGGCTCCGCGCTCGTGCCCGTCGTGCCCGACGGCAGGGCGCCTCAGTCACGGGGAGCGCGCGTTCTGCGCGCAAGCAACTTCACAAGAGCCTCCCAGGACCAGACGATGACCCACGAAAGAAGGAAGAGGTTGTAGAACTGCCGGACCGTCAGTCGCCAACTCAGGTACGCCGCGCTGTCAAGCAGGATGGCGAGCATCATCAGACACGAGTACCGATGCGGGACCTTGTCCGTCAGGTTGATCACCAACACAGTGATGGTCATTGGGATTGTGTAACGCGTGATGTTGGGCGTGGGCCAGGCCGCCAGAGCGGCACAGAACCCGAACGCGGCGACGAGCAGCACTCGGGTCATGGCCTTGCTCGAGGGCGCCGCAGAGCCCGCACCGCATGGCATGCGCTCGGGGGCGGCCTGCCGTCACGCGCCGCCATCATGGCAGGCCCCAGACACACCGAATGCTCGGCAGCGCTACCACCAGTTAAAGTAGTGTCCACCGGCGTATATCGCGCCGATCGCACCGATACCAACGAGCGCGATGCCTCCCGTGCACAGTGCAGCGCCTCCGAGGGCGGCGCCAAGTGCGGCCGAGCCTGCAAGAGAGCCGCCAAGCCCGACTGACATCATCCCCACTCCAAGCCCACCGGTCATCAGCGAGCCACCCACGCCGACAATCAGGTTGCCCCTGTCGTACGGCGGCAACGGGTTCTCCATGCCATAGATGACCCCTGCCCCCGCAATGTAACCTCCCCCCAAGCCCGCAGCGATGCCGCCCGCCGACTTCCCTGGCTCGCTCGCGATGGTCCTCAGGAAGTCCCGAAAGAACGTCGCGATGGCCGTTCCCCCGCTCGGGTCGACGCTCCCTACCGGCTCGTGCTCGCAGTAGAGGTACGGATGCTCGCCGAGCAGCGTGTCGCGCGTGACGAATCGGCCCGCCTGCGCGTCGTGGTAGCGAGCGCCAACCAGCATCAGCCCGGCGTCGCCGTCGGCGCGGTAGCCCGGAACGCGTGGAGGACTGCACCCATGCGTGCCACTCACGCGCAGAACGCCGGGACACCCCTCGGCCATGGTCGTTACCATGTGTGCGGACGAGGGTGTGGTGAGCCCTACTGGTCGCCGACAGCGTCGGCTTGGGCTAGGGCTCGTAGCGCGGCAGTTGCGGTCTCCCTCACTGCAGGGTGCCCGTCGCTAGCCCACAGCCGACGGATTGCCTCCGCCACGCGCGGCCGGTCCATTGGGCGGGCGAGTTCTCCGAGCCCGCTGACGGCGTGGATACGGACCATGTAGTCGTCGTCTCCGAGCAGCGCCACAAACGCGTCCAGGTACTCACTCCCCACCAACGCATACAGTGCATGCAGAATGCCACTGAGTGCGGACGACTCCTGCTCTCGCGACAATCGCTCTCGCAGAACAGGAACCGATTCCACGTCGCCAATGTCCGCAAGTCCGACCGCCGCATACCGACGGACGGCCGGGTGCTGGTCGCCCGCAACCAATCGACGAAGCAGCGGAGCGCTCCTACGGCCGCCGAGGCCTGCCAGAGCGGATGCGGCTGACGCTCTCACGATCCAGACAGGATCCTCTACTGCAGCATGCCGAAGCGGACCGAGGTCTCGTTTGAGGCCCACATCAGCTAGCGCCTCAGCTGCCGTGGAGCGGACACACTCCGACGGGTCCGACAGGCCAGCCCGCGCTGCCAGGCGTGCCTCCTTGCCACCGAGAGCCCAGAGCGCCTGAAGCGCGCGCTCCCTCGTACCCCAGTCATGGTCGTCGAGGAGCAAGAGGAGCGCCCACCGAGCTTTCCTACTGCCCTCGGCCCGCAGGACCTCGATTCGGTCGAGCTTCCTCCCCTTGTTGTCGCTCCTATCCGCCGGCATGACTCTGACTCCCTGTCACGTGCCCTCTGCTAACGCCCCGGCCAGGCTGCGAGATCCGGTTCCGCATAGCACCGGGCCGGCCACAGAGCGTGCAGGCCGAAGGCAGCGTACCTTCACTTCCTGGGGTCACCGGGCGCTACGGCACGACCGTTGCCGCAGCCAGGCTGCCACCAGCGGTCTCAGGGGCAAGAACGATCGCAAGGATCCACTTCCCGATCTCCCAGGTTCCGATCCCGACCGCCACCACGAGCCCTGCGTCGGCGCCGGCCTGAACCGCCCTGTGGTAGTGACTCCTCCTGATTCCGCGTGCTTTCTGGAGCGCCTTGATCCTCTCCTTAACGTCTGGAGGGGTCTTCTTGTCCCGATACATGTTGTCGAGTTCGTCGTCGCTGAGACTGTTCAGCGGATCGTTGCCCGTGAGCCGTTGCTTCCCTTTCTTGTCCGGCCAGTGCCCGCTCGGGTCCACGCTCCCTACGGGCTCGTGCTCGCAGTAGAGGTACGGATGCTCGCCGAGCAGCGTGTCGCGCGTGACGAAGCGCCCCGCCTGCGCGTCGTAGCAGCGAGCGCCAACCAGCATCAGCCCGGCGTCGCCGTCGCTCCGGTAGCCCCACGCCCCGGCGTACAGGTAGGGCTCCGCGCTCGTGCCCGTGTTGCCGGACTGGGCTACCCCTTGGTCACCGTATTCAGTGCCGCACGGACGGCCTGCAGGCACTCCCTCCACTTCCGTGCACGTAGCAGCGACGTGCAGAGCCCAGTGTGCGCCGGCAACCAGTCCGGAGACTCGGCGACCGCTGCCCGGAACGCCACAGCAGCGCCATTATAGCTCCGCATCCGCCAGAGCGCAGAGCCCATGCCATGGAGCGCCTGGCGCCGCAAGCGCGGATGTGCCACCGCTCGTGCGAACGCACCGTGTGCTGCTCGATACCTCTTCAGCCGAAACAGCGCACACCCCTGAATGTACTGCGCACGCGGATCCGACCCATCAAGCGCTGCCGCGATCCGCGCGTGCTCGAAGGAAGATGAAACGTCCCTGATCGCCAGTGAGCAGGCTGCCATCTCAAGGTGGTACTCAAGCCCATCCTCCCCCAGACCACGCGCTGTGTTTAACTCGCGCTGTGCACCTGCCAGATCGCCTCGTGCGCGAAGCAAGGAAGCAAGCAGCAGGTGTGTGCCCGGTGAGGAGGGCGCCAGTCTCAGTGCCTCGCTGAGCAGAGCACGCGCGCTGGCGTGTTCGCCCAGAGCCAGTCGCATGGACGCAGCCAAGCGGTACCACTC
This Chthonomonadales bacterium DNA region includes the following protein-coding sequences:
- a CDS encoding HEAT repeat domain-containing protein, yielding MPADRSDNKGRKLDRIEVLRAEGSRKARWALLLLLDDHDWGTRERALQALWALGGKEARLAARAGLSDPSECVRSTAAEALADVGLKRDLGPLRHAAVEDPVWIVRASAASALAGLGGRRSAPLLRRLVAGDQHPAVRRYAAVGLADIGDVESVPVLRERLSREQESSALSGILHALYALVGSEYLDAFVALLGDDDYMVRIHAVSGLGELARPMDRPRVAEAIRRLWASDGHPAVRETATAALRALAQADAVGDQ
- a CDS encoding tetratricopeptide repeat protein, with the protein product EDPASVEGHLGVAASLARLGDYRSAAAAYDRLLGIEPSNDEWYRLAASMRLALGEHASARALLSEALRLAPSSPGTHLLLASLLRARGDLAGAQRELNTARGLGEDGLEYHLEMAACSLAIRDVSSSFEHARIAAALDGSDPRAQYIQGCALFRLKRYRAAHGAFARAVAHPRLRRQALHGMGSALWRMRSYNGAAVAFRAAVAESPDWLPAHTGLCTSLLRARKWRECLQAVRAALNTVTKG